Proteins encoded within one genomic window of Streptomyces kaniharaensis:
- a CDS encoding beta-N-acetylglucosaminidase domain-containing protein — MLYHPAALAARRATARTCRQLAPKTADRLIADLKGTEPLLASVRAERADRAAGRPGRRTMQIAAGVAAAAVVGGLMAGVTPSAAYAEASGPEVVSTAPQTPLGSVTNPQVFPRPQEQTVAGKAVTVPAAVTLVTAPKADHGAVDAVREVLGIAGATSVIPQVDAGAPEAGSLVVYVGGPTEGADATTDRALRDLAVAAGGKDAQAPSLIGMPIGGYVLSAGQLPAQGGGTYGVVVLAGADAAGTFYAAQSLRQLLAAVPAGQGQAPGASGLGLPGITLRDWPSGAPVRGTAEAFYGTPWTAQQRLDQVDFLGRSKQNFYLYAPGDDPYRLSRWRDAYPAERAAELRALGGRAAQNHVTLGYAIDPGQSFCFSSGKDVDALVAKLDGLRALGFTAFQLQFLDVSYDEWHCGDDRSAYGTGPAAAAKAQAALAAKVQDRLIAKNPGLAPLSVVPTEYHQSGTTPYRKALAEALPAGVQVAWSGVGVIPEKITGTQTADTAGLYGHPLVTMDNYPVNDASPDRLFLGAYTGRDPEVATRSAVMLTGAMQQPVASRIALATAGDFAWNPAGYKPDESWQASLRSLAGPTGSGATPAGTALSAVTALAGNSSSSPLSKQESAYLTPLLDKFWATAEPTSGAGPDLAKLIEAAAPLRDAFGAMAKAQQTLADTQATSALAAEAAPWLAPLRDYGLAGQAALDMLLAQHGGDGAAAWKARVELNRLRELLAQSPATIGAGVLGPFLERAVKAADNWAGVGGGRVTPTTTMGTAHDHLPALMTDGAADTFYWSSAPPQPGDAVGVDLGAARPVGNVTVLMGGWGDGPDAQSAVDDYIRDGVLEYTSGEGGWQQLAVVKSQKTVSAQLPAGTVVRAVRLRATAAQKTAVAVREFTVTAPDDAPASVTGGPAALPGSSPAAVLDGNPDTAYRAAKPPTAQDEPLTVELGSARPLDRLTVLTDPSVRATATVSVRRPDGTWVEIGTVNPGYNELPAGGQSADAFRLAWKPGGDAPVVNQVIPWYADAPAARLTLADPSLDVVTGAPAPAQTRATVEAGRPEGTSGTIQADVPAVAKGLTVAPAAGVTVPRGGKVGVPLLVSAAPGTPSGTYQVPVQFMAGSTVVKQVLQVHVVPPTSGPDLALGAKATSSGDETSNFPASAVADGDPKTRWSSPAKDDAWVQLELPQAVHLGAAVLHWQAAYAASYKIQTSADGVTWTTAARVDNGKGGDETVRFDAANVKFVRMQGVSRATKYGYSLWGVELYAVTPPAPQPVVPPAQPGTPGTQPNTPAAPAATPPAAGTPAKQ, encoded by the coding sequence GTGCTGTATCACCCCGCGGCGTTGGCGGCGCGGCGGGCGACCGCGCGGACGTGCCGTCAGCTGGCGCCGAAGACGGCGGACCGGCTGATCGCGGATCTGAAGGGGACCGAGCCGCTGCTGGCGTCGGTACGGGCCGAGCGGGCCGATCGGGCCGCGGGGCGGCCGGGGCGTCGAACGATGCAGATCGCGGCGGGTGTCGCGGCGGCGGCCGTGGTCGGCGGGCTGATGGCCGGCGTCACGCCGTCGGCGGCGTACGCGGAGGCGTCGGGGCCGGAGGTGGTCAGTACCGCCCCGCAGACGCCGCTGGGGAGTGTGACGAACCCGCAGGTGTTCCCGCGTCCGCAGGAGCAGACCGTGGCGGGCAAGGCGGTCACGGTGCCGGCCGCCGTGACGCTGGTGACCGCGCCGAAGGCGGACCACGGCGCGGTGGACGCCGTGCGCGAGGTGCTGGGGATCGCCGGGGCGACGTCGGTGATCCCGCAGGTCGACGCGGGCGCGCCGGAGGCCGGCTCGCTGGTGGTGTACGTCGGCGGGCCGACCGAGGGTGCGGACGCCACCACGGACCGCGCGCTGCGCGACCTGGCCGTCGCGGCCGGGGGCAAGGACGCCCAGGCGCCGTCGCTGATCGGGATGCCGATCGGCGGCTACGTGCTGTCGGCGGGTCAGCTGCCCGCGCAGGGCGGCGGGACGTACGGCGTGGTGGTGCTGGCGGGCGCGGACGCGGCGGGCACCTTCTACGCGGCGCAGAGCCTGCGCCAGCTGCTGGCCGCGGTGCCGGCCGGACAGGGGCAGGCGCCGGGTGCGTCGGGGCTCGGTCTGCCGGGGATCACGCTGCGCGACTGGCCGTCGGGGGCGCCGGTGCGGGGCACCGCGGAGGCGTTCTACGGCACGCCGTGGACGGCGCAGCAGCGGCTGGACCAGGTGGACTTCCTCGGCCGGTCCAAGCAGAACTTCTACCTCTACGCGCCCGGTGACGACCCGTACCGGCTGTCCCGCTGGCGCGACGCGTACCCGGCGGAGAGGGCGGCGGAGCTGCGCGCGCTGGGCGGCCGGGCGGCGCAGAACCACGTCACGCTCGGCTACGCGATAGACCCGGGGCAGTCGTTCTGCTTCAGCTCCGGCAAGGACGTGGACGCCCTGGTGGCGAAGCTGGACGGGCTGCGCGCGCTCGGCTTCACCGCGTTCCAGCTGCAGTTCCTGGACGTCAGCTACGACGAGTGGCACTGCGGCGACGACCGTTCGGCGTACGGCACCGGGCCGGCCGCCGCCGCGAAGGCGCAGGCCGCCCTGGCGGCCAAGGTGCAGGACCGGCTGATCGCGAAGAACCCGGGCCTGGCGCCGCTGTCGGTCGTGCCGACCGAGTACCACCAGTCGGGGACGACGCCGTACCGCAAGGCACTGGCGGAGGCGCTGCCGGCCGGGGTGCAGGTGGCGTGGAGCGGGGTCGGGGTGATCCCGGAGAAGATCACGGGCACTCAGACGGCCGACACCGCAGGCCTGTACGGGCACCCGCTGGTCACCATGGACAACTACCCGGTCAACGACGCCAGCCCGGACCGGCTCTTCCTCGGCGCCTACACCGGCCGCGACCCGGAGGTGGCCACCCGTTCGGCGGTGATGCTGACCGGCGCGATGCAGCAGCCGGTGGCCTCGCGGATAGCCCTGGCCACGGCCGGCGACTTCGCCTGGAACCCGGCGGGCTACAAGCCGGACGAGTCCTGGCAGGCCTCGCTGCGCTCGCTGGCCGGCCCGACCGGCTCCGGCGCCACGCCCGCCGGGACGGCCCTGTCGGCGGTCACCGCGCTGGCCGGGAACAGCTCCTCCTCGCCGCTGTCGAAGCAGGAGTCGGCCTATCTGACGCCGCTGCTCGACAAGTTCTGGGCCACCGCCGAGCCCACCTCGGGCGCCGGGCCGGACCTCGCCAAGCTCATCGAGGCGGCGGCCCCGCTGCGGGACGCCTTCGGCGCGATGGCCAAGGCCCAGCAGACCCTGGCCGACACCCAGGCGACCTCCGCCCTCGCCGCCGAGGCCGCGCCGTGGCTGGCGCCGCTGCGCGACTACGGGCTCGCCGGGCAGGCCGCGCTGGACATGCTGCTGGCCCAGCACGGCGGCGACGGCGCCGCCGCGTGGAAGGCCCGGGTGGAGCTGAACCGACTGCGCGAGCTGCTGGCCCAGAGCCCTGCGACGATCGGCGCGGGCGTGCTCGGCCCGTTCCTGGAGCGCGCGGTGAAGGCCGCCGACAACTGGGCCGGCGTGGGCGGCGGGCGCGTCACCCCGACGACCACGATGGGCACCGCGCACGACCACCTGCCGGCGCTGATGACCGACGGCGCGGCCGACACCTTCTACTGGAGCTCCGCTCCCCCGCAGCCGGGCGACGCCGTCGGCGTGGACCTCGGCGCCGCACGCCCGGTCGGCAACGTCACCGTGCTGATGGGCGGCTGGGGCGACGGCCCGGACGCGCAGAGCGCGGTCGACGACTACATCCGCGACGGCGTGCTGGAGTACACCAGCGGCGAGGGCGGCTGGCAGCAGCTGGCCGTGGTGAAGAGCCAGAAGACGGTCAGCGCCCAGCTGCCCGCGGGCACGGTGGTACGGGCGGTGCGGCTGCGCGCCACCGCCGCGCAGAAGACCGCCGTGGCGGTGCGCGAGTTCACCGTGACCGCGCCGGACGACGCCCCGGCCAGCGTCACCGGCGGCCCGGCCGCGCTGCCCGGCTCCTCGCCGGCCGCAGTGCTGGACGGCAACCCGGACACCGCGTACCGGGCGGCCAAGCCGCCGACCGCGCAGGACGAGCCGCTGACCGTCGAGCTGGGCTCGGCCCGGCCGCTGGACCGGCTCACCGTGCTGACCGACCCGAGCGTGCGGGCCACCGCGACCGTCTCGGTGCGGCGCCCGGACGGCACCTGGGTGGAGATCGGCACCGTGAACCCCGGCTACAACGAGCTGCCGGCCGGCGGTCAGAGCGCCGACGCGTTCCGGCTGGCCTGGAAGCCGGGCGGCGACGCGCCGGTGGTCAACCAGGTGATCCCCTGGTACGCGGACGCCCCGGCGGCCCGGCTGACCCTGGCCGACCCGTCCCTGGACGTGGTGACCGGCGCGCCCGCGCCCGCCCAGACGCGGGCGACGGTCGAGGCCGGCCGCCCCGAGGGCACCAGCGGCACCATCCAGGCCGACGTGCCGGCCGTCGCGAAGGGCCTGACCGTGGCCCCGGCGGCCGGGGTGACCGTGCCGCGCGGCGGCAAGGTGGGTGTGCCGCTGCTGGTCAGCGCGGCGCCCGGGACGCCGTCCGGGACGTACCAGGTGCCGGTGCAGTTCATGGCCGGTTCGACCGTCGTCAAGCAGGTGCTCCAGGTGCACGTGGTGCCGCCGACCAGCGGCCCGGACCTGGCGCTCGGCGCGAAGGCCACCTCCTCCGGCGACGAGACGTCGAACTTCCCGGCCTCGGCGGTCGCCGACGGCGACCCGAAGACCCGCTGGTCCTCGCCCGCGAAGGACGACGCCTGGGTGCAGCTGGAGCTGCCGCAGGCCGTCCACCTGGGGGCGGCGGTGCTGCACTGGCAGGCCGCGTACGCCGCGTCGTACAAGATCCAGACCTCGGCGGACGGGGTGACCTGGACGACCGCGGCACGGGTGGACAACGGCAAGGGCGGCGACGAGACGGTGCGCTTCGACGCCGCGAACGTCAAGTTCGTGCGGATGCAGGGCGTGTCCCGGGCCACCAAGTACGGCTACTCGCTGTGGGGCGTCGAACTGTACGCGGTGACCCCGCCGGCGCCGCAGCCCGTCGTGCCCCCGGCACAGCCCGGCACCCCGGGCACCCAGCCGAACACTCCGGCCGCTCCCGCGGCGACGCCGCCGGCCGCGGGGACGCCCGCCAAGCAGTAG
- the malQ gene encoding 4-alpha-glucanotransferase has protein sequence MPTQDAPAPPAELVALAQAYGVDTRDPGPGGVPVGARTLVAVLAALGVAARTPEEVREALERHRAEHQARLLPPCVVVRAGRRTALDVPADARLHVELEDGGVWELPRGHSHWLPADLPLGRHVLKAETSSGKARAALIVAPEKLPELPGRSWGFLAQLYSVMSDRSWGMGDLGDLADLAQWAGADLGAGFVQINPLHAGLPGAPSDPSPYRPSSRRFADPVHLRVEAVPEYAHLTGEQRAEVEELGRRADRLRAEVLAHDGLIDRDAVWALKREALELLHDVPRGPGRQAAYRAYRRREGEWLERYALWNAIAEEHGPDWHTWPKGLRHPDGPQVERAAKELADRVEFHRWLAWQVDRQLAAAQAAAREAGMPVGLIHDLAVGVHPDGADAWALQDVLAGGISLGAPPDAFNAHGQDWGLPPWRPDALAAAGYAPYAELLRAAVRHAGAVRIDHVMGLFRLWWVPDGHAPTEGAYVRYDAEAMLGVLALEAHRAGTPVIGEDLGTVEPGVREELAARGILGTSVLWFERDWPAGGQILAPERWRPGCLATLTTHDLPSTAARLSGEHVELRHRLGLLARPLGEEQAEAAAELADWRAALTRLGLLAPGEPLSMPVLYRFLAATGAALVGVWLPDLVGDPRPQNLPGTWDQYPNWRLPVADGAGHPVTLDTLATAPAAPFLAHLLAPTPPRPA, from the coding sequence GTGCCGACGCAGGACGCGCCGGCGCCTCCCGCCGAGCTGGTGGCGCTGGCGCAGGCGTACGGGGTGGACACCCGGGATCCGGGGCCGGGAGGTGTGCCGGTGGGGGCGCGGACGCTGGTGGCGGTGCTGGCGGCGCTCGGGGTGGCGGCGCGGACGCCGGAGGAGGTGCGGGAGGCGCTGGAGCGCCACCGGGCCGAGCACCAGGCCCGGTTGCTGCCGCCGTGCGTCGTGGTCCGCGCCGGGCGGCGGACGGCGCTGGACGTGCCCGCCGACGCGCGCCTGCACGTGGAGCTGGAGGACGGCGGGGTGTGGGAGCTGCCCCGCGGCCACTCGCACTGGCTGCCGGCCGATCTGCCGCTCGGGCGGCACGTCCTCAAGGCCGAGACGAGCAGCGGCAAGGCCCGGGCGGCGCTCATCGTCGCGCCCGAGAAGCTCCCCGAACTCCCGGGCCGCAGCTGGGGGTTCCTCGCCCAGCTGTACTCCGTGATGTCCGACCGCTCGTGGGGCATGGGCGACCTCGGCGACCTCGCCGACCTCGCCCAGTGGGCGGGCGCCGACCTCGGCGCGGGCTTCGTCCAGATCAATCCCCTGCACGCCGGCCTCCCCGGCGCCCCCTCCGACCCGTCCCCGTACCGCCCCTCCTCCCGCCGCTTCGCCGACCCCGTGCACCTGCGCGTGGAGGCCGTCCCCGAGTACGCCCACCTCACCGGCGAACAGCGCGCCGAGGTCGAGGAGCTGGGCCGCCGGGCCGACCGGCTCCGCGCCGAGGTGCTCGCGCACGACGGGCTGATCGACCGGGACGCCGTCTGGGCGCTCAAGCGCGAGGCCCTGGAGCTGCTGCACGACGTGCCGCGCGGGCCCGGCCGCCAGGCCGCGTACCGGGCGTACCGGCGCCGCGAGGGCGAGTGGCTGGAGCGGTACGCGCTCTGGAACGCGATCGCCGAGGAGCACGGCCCGGACTGGCACACCTGGCCGAAGGGGCTGCGCCACCCGGACGGGCCGCAGGTCGAACGGGCGGCGAAGGAGCTCGCCGACCGGGTCGAGTTCCACCGCTGGCTGGCCTGGCAGGTCGACCGGCAGCTCGCGGCCGCCCAGGCGGCGGCCCGGGAGGCCGGGATGCCGGTGGGCCTCATCCACGATCTCGCGGTCGGCGTCCACCCGGACGGCGCGGACGCCTGGGCGCTCCAGGACGTGCTGGCCGGCGGCATCTCGCTCGGCGCCCCGCCGGACGCGTTCAACGCCCACGGCCAGGACTGGGGCCTGCCGCCCTGGCGCCCGGACGCGCTCGCCGCCGCCGGCTACGCCCCGTACGCGGAGCTGCTGCGGGCCGCCGTCCGGCACGCGGGCGCCGTCCGGATCGACCACGTGATGGGACTGTTCCGGCTCTGGTGGGTGCCGGACGGGCACGCGCCGACGGAGGGCGCGTATGTCCGCTACGACGCGGAGGCGATGCTCGGCGTGCTGGCGCTGGAGGCGCACCGGGCGGGAACGCCGGTGATCGGCGAGGACCTGGGCACGGTGGAACCGGGTGTCCGGGAGGAGCTGGCGGCCCGCGGCATCCTCGGCACCTCCGTCCTCTGGTTCGAGCGGGACTGGCCGGCGGGCGGGCAGATCCTGGCGCCGGAGCGCTGGCGGCCGGGCTGCCTGGCCACCCTCACCACCCACGACCTGCCGAGCACGGCGGCCCGCCTGTCCGGCGAGCACGTCGAGCTGCGGCACCGGCTGGGCCTGCTGGCCCGCCCGCTGGGGGAGGAGCAGGCGGAGGCGGCGGCGGAGCTGGCGGACTGGCGTGCGGCGCTGACCCGGCTGGGGCTGCTCGCGCCGGGCGAGCCGCTGTCGATGCCGGTGCTGTACCGCTTCCTGGCCGCCACCGGGGCGGCGCTGGTCGGCGTCTGGCTGCCGGACCTGGTCGGCGACCCGCGCCCGCAGAACCTGCCCGGCACGTGGGACCAGTACCCGAACTGGCGCCTGCCGGTCGCCGACGGCGCCGGCCACCCGGTCACCCTCGACACCCTGGCCACCGCCCCCGCCGCCCCCTTCCTCGCCCACCTCCTGGCCCCCACCCCGCCCCGACCCGCCTGA
- the pepN gene encoding aminopeptidase N, whose amino-acid sequence MPGTNLTREEARTRADLLHVHAYDIELDLSSAREGGTFRSTTLVRFTATTPGADSFIDLVAPSVEEITLNGERLDPASFADSRIPLPNLAAENELRVVADCAYTNTGEGLHRFVDPVDGETYLYTQFEVPDARRVFASFEQPDLKATFAFTVTAPRGWVVVSNSPTPVPTGDGDSQVWTFEPTGRISTYITALVAGPYVGVFDTYENGDQQVPLGVYCRPSLREFLDAEAVFEVTKQGFDYFQEKFDFPYPFAKYDQLFVPEFNAGAMENAGAVTLRDQYVFRSKVTDAAYESRAATILHELAHMWFGDLVTMEWWNDLWLNESFATFAEAVCQAEAPGSKWPHSWTTFANQMKTWAYRQDQLPSTHPIMADINDLEDVQVNFDGITYAKGASVLKQLVAYVGQDAFFQGVQAYFKRHAWGNTRLGDLLGALEEASGRDLKAWSKAWLETAGINVLRPAVVLNTDGEIESFTVLQEAPALPAGAKGEAVLRPHRIAIGLYELADGALVRTERIELDVDGPRTEVPELVGRHRPAVVLLNDDDLSYAKIRLDEDSLAVVTEHLGGFTDSLPRALCWASAWDMTRDGELAARDYLSLALSGIGRESDIGVVQSVQRQVKLALDAYTDPDWREQGLARWAAAAEEHLRAADPGSDHQLAWARALATVARTDGQLDLLAGLLDGSVEIKGLAVDTELRWTLLTRLAATGRADEALIAAELERDNTAAGQEHAATCRAARPTAEAKAEAWAAVVESDALTNYVQDATIAGFQQADQRELLAPYAAKYFAAVKGVWETRSHEISQQIISGLYPGLQVSQETVDATNAWLDSAEPAPALRRQVVEARAGIERALKAQAVDRAAGGR is encoded by the coding sequence CGCCGACAGCCGGATCCCGCTGCCGAACCTCGCGGCCGAGAACGAGCTGCGCGTCGTCGCCGACTGCGCCTACACCAACACCGGCGAGGGCCTGCACCGGTTCGTCGACCCGGTCGACGGCGAGACCTACCTGTACACCCAGTTCGAGGTGCCGGACGCCCGCCGCGTCTTCGCCTCCTTCGAACAGCCCGACCTGAAGGCCACGTTCGCGTTCACCGTGACTGCCCCCAGGGGCTGGGTCGTGGTCTCCAACTCGCCGACCCCGGTCCCGACCGGCGACGGCGACAGCCAGGTCTGGACGTTCGAGCCGACCGGCCGGATCTCCACCTACATCACCGCGCTCGTCGCCGGCCCGTACGTGGGCGTCTTCGACACCTACGAGAACGGCGACCAGCAAGTGCCGCTCGGCGTCTACTGCCGGCCCTCGCTGCGCGAGTTCCTCGACGCCGAGGCCGTGTTCGAGGTGACCAAGCAGGGCTTCGACTACTTCCAGGAGAAGTTCGACTTCCCCTACCCGTTCGCGAAGTACGACCAGCTGTTCGTCCCGGAGTTCAACGCCGGCGCGATGGAGAACGCGGGCGCCGTCACCCTGCGCGACCAGTACGTGTTCCGCTCCAAGGTCACCGACGCCGCGTACGAGTCCCGCGCCGCGACGATCCTGCACGAGCTCGCCCACATGTGGTTCGGCGACCTCGTCACCATGGAGTGGTGGAACGACCTCTGGCTCAACGAGTCCTTCGCCACCTTCGCCGAGGCCGTCTGTCAGGCCGAGGCCCCCGGCTCGAAGTGGCCCCACTCGTGGACCACCTTCGCCAACCAGATGAAGACCTGGGCCTACCGGCAGGACCAACTGCCGTCCACCCACCCCATCATGGCCGACATCAACGACCTGGAGGACGTCCAGGTCAACTTCGACGGCATCACCTACGCCAAGGGCGCCTCGGTGCTCAAGCAGCTCGTCGCCTACGTCGGCCAGGACGCCTTCTTCCAGGGCGTGCAGGCCTACTTCAAGCGCCACGCCTGGGGCAACACCCGGCTCGGCGACCTGCTCGGAGCGCTCGAGGAGGCCAGCGGCCGCGACCTGAAGGCCTGGTCCAAGGCCTGGCTGGAGACCGCCGGCATCAACGTGCTGCGGCCCGCCGTCGTGCTCAACACGGACGGCGAGATCGAGTCCTTCACCGTCCTGCAGGAGGCCCCCGCGCTGCCCGCCGGCGCCAAGGGCGAGGCGGTGCTGCGCCCGCACCGGATCGCCATCGGGCTCTACGAGTTGGCGGACGGCGCACTGGTGCGGACCGAGCGGATCGAGCTCGACGTCGACGGGCCGCGCACCGAGGTGCCGGAGCTCGTCGGGCGGCACCGGCCGGCCGTCGTGCTGCTCAACGACGACGACCTCTCCTACGCCAAGATCCGGCTCGACGAGGACTCGCTCGCCGTCGTCACCGAGCACCTCGGCGGATTCACCGACTCCCTGCCGCGCGCCCTGTGCTGGGCCTCCGCCTGGGACATGACCCGCGACGGCGAACTCGCCGCCCGCGACTACCTGTCGCTCGCCCTCTCGGGCATCGGGCGCGAGAGCGACATCGGCGTCGTCCAGTCCGTGCAGCGTCAGGTCAAGCTCGCCCTCGACGCGTACACCGACCCCGACTGGCGCGAGCAGGGCCTCGCCCGCTGGGCCGCCGCCGCCGAGGAGCACCTGCGGGCGGCCGACCCCGGCAGCGACCACCAGCTCGCCTGGGCCCGCGCCCTCGCCACCGTCGCCCGCACCGACGGGCAGCTCGACCTGCTCGCCGGGCTGCTGGACGGGTCCGTGGAGATCAAGGGCCTCGCCGTCGACACCGAACTGCGCTGGACCCTGCTCACCCGGCTCGCCGCCACCGGCCGCGCCGACGAGGCTCTGATCGCCGCGGAGCTGGAGCGGGACAACACCGCGGCCGGCCAGGAGCACGCCGCCACCTGCCGTGCCGCCCGGCCGACCGCCGAGGCCAAGGCCGAGGCCTGGGCCGCGGTCGTCGAGTCCGACGCGCTCACCAACTACGTCCAGGACGCGACGATCGCCGGCTTCCAGCAGGCCGACCAGCGCGAGCTGCTCGCCCCGTACGCGGCGAAGTACTTCGCGGCCGTCAAGGGCGTGTGGGAGACGCGCAGCCACGAGATCTCGCAGCAGATCATCAGCGGGCTGTACCCGGGCCTGCAGGTGTCCCAGGAGACGGTGGACGCGACGAACGCCTGGCTGGACTCCGCCGAACCGGCACCGGCGCTGCGCCGCCAGGTCGTCGAGGCGCGGGCCGGGATCGAGCGCGCCCTCAAGGCCCAGGCCGTCGACCGGGCGGCCGGCGGGCGCTGA